ATATTGAATTGAAAATACAGTTTGTTACGACTCATACTCATTAATTACCCGTATAGATCTGGAAAAGTCAAATGGTCATCAAAGCGTTGTGACTTGGTTTACGGGGCTTTCGGGATCAGGAAAATCAACAATCGCTCATGAGGTTGAAAAAAGGTTATTCAGCTTAGGGTGCCGCACTTTTGTGTTTGATGGAGATAATGAAAGGCACGGATTGTGTGGGGACCTTGGTTTTACTCCAAAAACAGAAAGGAAAATACCCGACATATTGGCTCGTGGGAACACCTTGCTTGCAAGGTCTGGAGAGAAATCTTATGGACAATTTTACCGGTGGTCTCCGTCAAGAATTCGATTATGCGCTGACGACGGCATCGCACATACCCAACCTGGTTGAGACATTTAATAATTGGTTTTATGACGGTCCGAAAGATATTGGAATGAACCTTCATCTCCATGGTATTACGGCGGGCAGGGCTTGTGAACGAGCCAGCTTGTTTCTACCCGATGGACGAA
This is a stretch of genomic DNA from Pseudomonadota bacterium. It encodes these proteins:
- a CDS encoding adenylyl-sulfate kinase, which encodes MENTVCYDSYSLITRIDLEKSNGHQSVVTWFTGLSGSGKSTIAHEVEKRLFSLGCRTFVFDGDNERHGLCGDLGFTPKTERKIPDILARGNTLLARSGEKSYGQFYRWSPSRIRLCADDGIAHTQPG